Below is a genomic region from Sorghum bicolor cultivar BTx623 chromosome 9, Sorghum_bicolor_NCBIv3, whole genome shotgun sequence.
gtataccgaggactctggttcaccggcacattggaaggtgccgatgtcataggagttttgcccctcatgtcagttatctgtgatgttcctggCGTCAACtccggaggcataccataaccccaccagttgggaggaagagttaaccccgacattgccgatgccaacatatctgttgtcagtctatgctgcccaactgaaatttgtgggttggttgccatcggcatagatggtgtaccagtagtccccaatgtacttggagggacggcagactgtgcacttgcattcgtcaaggcagccgatggagccgtaacctctggtgccgttggctgatgatgggagggccccacataatctggcgggatttgtccttccttgaaagttcttgccacggcgttgaaaaccgtgttagacagtacaccagcttggttaatcaacgctcgattgatggcattgtcaaccatatcttgaagcttgccaggattggcgtcgaaggtgacctgccgtggtgccggcagtgcatctttgtggaccacttcgccgctcctgtttatgctgaaagacttcaggcattgctgcttgaactcttccatggcttgggcaatagcttgcttttgctcatccttgaggttggcctccgtcacggggatgacgttctcttgatcgaggtcagagatcgacatgttgatcttgatcttgaatctgtcccaccgggcgtgccaaaagatgtgttgatgcaaaactgatctgcaaacacaaagggctaatacccaattcaaacgttaaggcgtgccagccgatttgaccttgctatcggcaaaggtgataactcgaatactttagtcctgacaacagcgatgcgcccggatgtcacggctaagaggtactcacgcggaattcgagaacacgccgagcttaagtcgacgaattcctaagaactcgtaataaaaagaaaaaaagtatgacgaagtcgtcgaaaagtagatgctggaatatgagtaaaaacgtgtatttgattgatttcttgatatcttgattacaaggtcctagggtttatatttatacccggctcaaagagctacgaccagacacgattagaattcgaattccaaattacacggaatccgtatacaaaacgatgcaaataactaaggaaataataaaactatccttcgtaacaaaccgaaactcctccagatgacaactggcagcttctggactcctccttcgcgtcatcggcaatccccttgccatagtcatcggcagacctttttatccagccatcggcaccatattactgcctgtggacttagtcacatccaacctctccctcatcggcaaccatcctcatcaacaacccgcattgtactgccaccctatcctggcatcctggacacgtgcccaaaaacggtgtcaacaccagGTTACCCAGTTTCATAAATCAAATACGGCGTAATCTCAACATGGCAAAGACGGCGGCGATGAAACTGCCGCAGGTCTTCTTATTGGCGTAGTCTCAGACATGATGGTGACGTTGAGCGGGTAGTCGCCGCCGATGCCGAATTAGCCGAGCCGAAAGTGGAAGAAGCAGAGCGTTGGCGGGCAGCGAGATCTCACGGTGATGCGAGCAGCGTTCAAGGGATTGGGTCAGGGATTTAGATTGTGTACCGTGTAGGTAGGAAAAGGACTAATTTGCCTTTAATTATAATTAACTAAATTTCTTAATTTAAGACCTGcagtaaatatttatttatgggAGGAACTGGCGGTTCCTCCAAGCACTGTAACAAAGCTCATATTATAAATCTTGATGCCTTGAATTCTACCATGAGAATAGACCTATCATCttgtaaggccctgtttagattggagataaaaagtttttgggtgtcacatcggttatgtcggaaggatgtcgggaggggattttagaaactaataaaaaataaattacatagcttgtcTGGAAactaaactgcaagacaaatctattaaacataattaatctgtcattagcacatatgggttactgcagcacttaaggctaattatggactaactagatttaaaagatttgtctcgcgattttgaacctaactgtgtaattagtttattttttatctacatttaatgttccatgcatgtgtctaaagatttgatgggatggatgaaaaatttttaggtggagaactaaacagggtcTAAATATAAAGGGCCACAACTCATTGACTATCAACCAATAGATTCAAGCACATTTATCTTTTATGCATTTTACCCTCTAATCTTTGCTCTAATTTCTTCCGAATTCCAATCTCATGTGTTGTTCTTCCGTTCTTCGCTCATCTCCATGGCATGAGAAGGCAAGTGCAACCCAACGTGTGTTTGCGGTTTGCCTCGACGAGTCCGCCCCGGCGAGCGCTCATTGATTTGTCATGGATCATCCGATTTTCTAAAACCACGTGGTCCAGTTTACATGGACGGTGCTGCAAAATGCACCTCTGTGGTCATGTGACGGTGCGTTTTAGTATCAACACTCCTTTTGCCAACTGCTAGAGACAAGCTGTTAATTGGTCAATCGGTGTTGTTGCGAAGAGTTCGGTGTCAACTGTTAAGAACTCAATCTACACGTGACATATAAATTAACTCCTAATCTAATATTGTTGTTGCATGCAATGAATTCATATcttgtgagaaaaaaaattgCATCAACTAGAGATTATTTTAGGCTATTGTTAAATATGCATCAACCAAATTATGCATCCGAGAATCATATACAACAGTCCATGTTAAATATATAGCTAGTATGCATCCCTCAAGATTTCACGGTAATACATGAAACATGTGTCTATTAACTATCATGCATGAACACCCACTCATTTTTTAGGTTGAGCGGGCTCGTTTAGTTCAAGAGTCAGGCATAAATTAcatgaaaaggaaaaggaaaaagtctacataacctccCAAACTATTTAGAGTGGAATACTTCACCCtccaaactataaaaccggatattctaccctctgaactttcaaaatttcatactcattgggttacatataacttagttatagataaagcatagatttaacaagaataaatctaaataaatctataactaaattatacttgatccaatggatacgaaacttttaccatagttcaagtatacaataatgagcccaccattaatttaccacaattgaaccataggaactacatatatgaattattctttttaattatagaaaacatagatttaaatctataacaaaaactttgtactaaagtataccatattatatattcattgtgtagatctactcatcagaagtTCAACAAAACtgaatttttcattttatgatttttctgtgatttattatgatttttcaaagattcagcggaaataaataaaaaagaaaaagacaaaaccaccctctaaaaccactttaggggattatttgaccggttttgaaagttcaggaggtagaatatctggttttatactttgggggatgaagtattccatcttagatagtttggggggttatgtagacttttttcaaAAGGAAAATCAATGCATTTGTCTAAAGTTTGAGAATACTAATTAATAATACAAAAATAGTCCATCATAAGTCTTAAATCTAACAAATACACTAATATGTGTTGACATATAtacaagtataaaagtataaaagtatattaTAGTATTACACCATACGCCCATGATCAATACTCATACATAACGCATCCATAATCTATTAGTTATCCATTCATCtgtttaaaataaaataatatagtCATAGTAATCTCAAGTGTATAAGGTCTAGGTCCATTCATCAACCAGTTGTAAAACACAAGACTTCAAATCATACAAAAAGTAATAGAAGTTTAAGGACAACAACTTCAACTTGTTAGACTCGACCCTCGTTAGCTCCACGAGCTAAAATACTGGGCTTAGCTTGTTAAATAATATAATCATCGAGTCACTAGGGGCAAGAGCAACGCGGGCAAACACTTCCTGATGATTCCAGCACAAGCTAATTAATAAAACTCCAttgagggcttgtttagatgcaaaaactttttggattttaacactgtagcactttcgtttttatttgacaaacattatctagtcatgaagtaactaggcttaaaagattcgtctcgcgatttacagataaactgtgtaattagtttttatttttatctatatttaatactctatgcatgtgccgtaagattcgatatgatggggaatcttgtaaaattttgggtttttaggtgcatctaaacaaggcatgaGACTAGCACTAACACTCGCTTCACCGTGCTCCCCACCCTCTTGTGAGAGCAAACAACTGCACCTTTTGCGAGCTATTCTCACCAACCGCGAaacattatggccttgtttacttttaaaaatttttgtaaaataagaatagtagcactttcatttgtatttgacaaatattgtctaattatggactaactaagctcaaaagattcgtctcgtcaattccgaccaaactatgcaattagtttttatttttatctatatttaatactccatacaaacgtctaaagattcgatgtgacagagaatctaaaaaattttacaaaatttttgaagaactaaacaaggcctatgtaagCTGATTTGGACATCTGATGAAGACGTGGAACGGTGGAAGGCTAGGAAAGCCAGTGTGACAGCGTGTAGCGTTGGGCGTTGCCTAACGAGTcgagtcaaaaaaaaaaaaaaaaacgagtTCGAGTCAAGCAATCCCTGTGCGTGCTGGTGGACTCGCTGTAGGTGAAAAGGCCGGGGCCCGCCGGTGGGTCGTTGGCTCTtctctcctcttcttctccCACCTCGACACCTCCGCTCCCGGTCGACGGCCCGCTCCCTCCCAAAAACCCACAGCCCGCTCCGGCGCTCCCTCCCAAAAACCCACCGCCCGCCGCTTTCACCCCAGCACACACCCACACCCACACCCCCGCGCCATGGCCTCTCCTCGCCCCACCTCCCTCTCCTCCCCCGCCGCCCTCATCCACCTCCGCCTCCAGCCCCTCCCCAGCATCCCGCCGCTCCACCCCACTACCCTCCCCTTCCCGCGCTCCCTCCCGCTCCACCTCCCCTCGCTCCGCCTCAACGGGCCCCACCTCCCTCCTCTCCCGCTCGCCTCTTCCGGCAGCGGAAGCGCCATCACCGGAACCGGCGGCGAGGCCGACCTTCCTCCCCTCCCGCTCGACTCTTCCGACAGCGGAAGCGGCATCACCGGAACCGGCGGCGAGGACGGCCTTCCTCCCTCGGGCGGGGGAGGCGGAGGGGGAGGCGGAGatggcgagggcgagggcgagggcgatgGCGAGGGCAGCGACGACGCCTCGGTCAACAGGAGGGAGGCCCTGTTTGTTCTGGCGCAGCTCGGGCGGAAGCTCGAGAGCCTGCCGGCCGACCTCGCCGCGGCCGTGGAGGGCGGCCGCATCCCGGCCGAGATCGTGCGGCGGTTCGTGGACCTCGAGGCCTCGCCGGTGTTCAGGTGGCTTCTGCAGTTCGGTGGGTTCAAGGAGCGCCTCCTTGCCGACGACCTCTTCCTCACCAAGGTCGCCATAGAGTGCGGCGTTGGCATCTTCACCAAGGTGCGCTGGAATTTCGTAATTCTTTTTTTCCGggtattattttattttctgtagTTTGTGATTCAGATCATCAGATGTGGTCTGGTTCGATGGGGTTTGACTAATGGTGTTGTCAAGCCTTTTGTAGTCCGGGTTCAGATGCCAGGCCGATTTCCTGGCTCAGATTTATTATTTTGGGACTTGGGGCTGGGAGGATGTGATGGTAGATGCGTGTTGTCCCGATTCTGGCACTGCTCCGTCTCAGTCAAAATGAAGCTTGCTTGGGCGTAACCTGCCTAATTACGTCTGTTTTGGAGCTTAGGCATACCCAAATGCCTTTTGTTCTCTGTATTAATCAGGAGCAACCTAttcgcaaaaagaaaaaaagaataacCTACTTggaatcttgatacattttcctACAAATGCGAAAGCAAATGCCGATTCAGTAGACAAATAGGAATAAAGTAACCTTTGTATACCCCAAAGTATAATATTGCTCCAAAATAAGACTTTCGTTTTATGTGTACCACTTGCCAGTGCCAATATGCAGTAGTGGCCCACTGTTGGCTTTATATGTGGTTGTCCTATCGAATACAAACCTGTTGCTACTGGCAACCCTGGGGCACACAAATTTATGGTATATGCATGGTTGAAGAACATTTATCAACTGTTCAAAGCAGAAAGAGTACTGCAGTGCAAGGCTGTTTGGTCTAACATCATTACTGTTAAGAAACATCATTATATTCCTATTTGATGCCCATAATATACTACATCGTTATaggctttttatttatttattcattttctTTTAGCAGTATGACTGAGCGTCGTTTGTGCCTTCCACTTTTCTGTACCTGGTTTCAATGAGATGATTCTGTGTTTTAGTTAGCAAGTTATGTATAATTTGTTGCAGCTAGTTTGACATAACTCCTTTAATTTGCTAGACTGCTGCAGAGTATGAGAAAAGGAGGGAGAACTTTGTCAAAGAGCTTGACTTTGTGATTGCAGATGTGGTATGCTTCTAGAAGTCCGTTTGGCTTTTGTCATTGTGATCAACTTGGCATTTTTCCTTTAATACTTTAATATTAGGAACCATTTTTTTATTCTGTTGTCTTGTCATCATTGTTCAGGCCAGAAAATTTATCTTATTTTGAATGCTTACTCTGCTCAAGTTGGAGGTGCTTTCATGTCTTTTTTGGATAATGCAGCAAGTCCAACAAATCACACTTTTCACGCTTTCCATCTCAACCCTCTGAGCAGGGGCTGAGGGTCatggaggcaaaactgggcctcCGCCCCCCTGCCCCTCTGACAGCAGTAGCTTTGGTAGTCTATAATCTTTGTTTTGGTAGCCTATAATGTTATGGATGCTTTATTGGACTGCATCTGTAGTCATACCTGAGAAGCTTCAATAGCTATTACAGCAGTAGTTTTTGCAATTAGCCCCTGCTTGCTTTTGGTTCACCCTTTGTCACTGCCTCTGAGGTAAATATAACATGCTAAAAGTGACGAAAATGTCCACCCGTTATCTAATTCAGAAAATTTGGGACATACGTAGTGTTTTAACATGCCAGTCCCCTTAGAAAATTATAAAATcaatttccaaaaaaaataaaagaaacagTAGCGCTATAATAATATTTAATGTCAAAATACAATCTGTCCTATAGTAAAACATGAGAAAGGATTTTAAGTGAATAGTGTTTTTCTCCTTTTGTTTCCTTACTATTTAGACAACTTTAAGGACTTATGTTGGACATATGTTTTGACATTTTTCATGCTGGCTTACTGCCTTAACTGATGTGGCTAGCATGTTAGACAAGTTAACTGATAG
It encodes:
- the LOC8076842 gene encoding protein RETICULATA-RELATED 4, chloroplastic isoform X2 — protein: MASPRPTSLSSPAALIHLRLQPLPSIPPLHPTTLPFPRSLPLHLPSLRLNGPHLPPLPLASSGSGSAITGTGGEADLPPLPLDSSDSGSGITGTGGEDGLPPSGGGGGGGGGDGEGEGEGDGEGSDDASVNRREALFVLAQLGRKLESLPADLAAAVEGGRIPAEIVRRFVDLEASPVFRWLLQFGGFKERLLADDLFLTKVAIECGVGIFTKVMAIVADFMLVWLPAPTVSLQPPLAVNSGAIAKFFYNCPDNAFQVALSGTSYSLLQRAGAILRNGAKLFAVGTSASLVGTGVTNALIKARQAASKDFDGEVENLPIVSTSVAYGVYMAVSSNLRYQVLAGVIEQRMLEPLLHQHKLVLSAASFAVRTGNTFLGSLLWIDYARWVGVQ
- the LOC8076842 gene encoding protein RETICULATA-RELATED 4, chloroplastic isoform X1, with translation MASPRPTSLSSPAALIHLRLQPLPSIPPLHPTTLPFPRSLPLHLPSLRLNGPHLPPLPLASSGSGSAITGTGGEADLPPLPLDSSDSGSGITGTGGEDGLPPSGGGGGGGGGDGEGEGEGDGEGSDDASVNRREALFVLAQLGRKLESLPADLAAAVEGGRIPAEIVRRFVDLEASPVFRWLLQFGGFKERLLADDLFLTKVAIECGVGIFTKTAAEYEKRRENFVKELDFVIADVVMAIVADFMLVWLPAPTVSLQPPLAVNSGAIAKFFYNCPDNAFQVALSGTSYSLLQRAGAILRNGAKLFAVGTSASLVGTGVTNALIKARQAASKDFDGEVENLPIVSTSVAYGVYMAVSSNLRYQVLAGVIEQRMLEPLLHQHKLVLSAASFAVRTGNTFLGSLLWIDYARWVGVQ